The Nitrospirota bacterium DNA window AAAGGGCTATAAAGAGGTCTTCCATTGCCTGCAACATGAAGCAGGGGCTGAATCCCAAGCTCAATGGCTGTAAGAAGTGCCGAAAGGTTTATCCCTATGTAAGAAGCAATGCCTCCTCCTACGAGCCTCCTTCTTAAAGATATATCCTTACCCCTGACAATAAGCCTGTAGATAACATACCCTCCGATAGGTCCGATAAAGGCAATATTAAAGCAATTAGCACCAATAGCTGTAATGCCTCCGTCTCCGAAAATGAATGCCTGTATGATAAGGGCAATGGAGACTGATATCACCGAAAGCCATGGGCCAATGAGAATTGCTATGAGTGTTGCTCCTGTTGCGTGTCCTGTTG harbors:
- the cbiM gene encoding cobalt transporter CbiM, whose translation is MHIPDGYIGPITYASLWALMAGIWAYAGRKVRQSLKASEVPLLALSGAFSFVIMMFNIPIPAGTTGHATGATLIAILIGPWLSVISVSIALIIQAFIFGDGGITAIGANCFNIAFIGPIGGYVIYRLIVRGKDISLRRRLVGGGIASYIGINLSALLTAIELGIQPLLHVAGNGRPLYSPFPLKVTVPVIMLEHLLVFGFIEAVVTVLVISYLEKSHPELIRGKR